A window of Lytechinus variegatus isolate NC3 chromosome 15, Lvar_3.0, whole genome shotgun sequence contains these coding sequences:
- the LOC121428455 gene encoding uncharacterized protein LOC121428455 isoform X2 → MLTKGKERLVYVGKNLIKLESEVKLLREKLAAAQTTLGEMGHQMDLQKTRTRQLLAGWKLKLEESEDKIMSQAHEKDSQFTDLISDLMYFEGCLKRERQEIVSKLGDKDRRIRELERQVMKQEKQINALNKANEKLISSLHDTRGMSMSEDDRSNGAKSSDDSHHDESSSSHDNSSETERVSSPSPMMSSRRPNGRRCTVHTGPTSQQVSGIRHLNNNTIKAGSPTNGHQHRVRFVDDVVNDLSASRPRKGFLMKTEDRSKARKISLPAYRLPVPNEGDENIRFF, encoded by the coding sequence TTGGAAAGCGAAGTAAAGCTACTCCGAGAGAAGCTGGCTGCAGCCCAGACTACCCTTGGTGAGATGGGCCATCAGATGGACCTACAGAAGACAAGAACAAGACAACTCTTAGCTGGCTGGAAACTCAAACTCGAAGAAAGTGAAGATAAAATCATGTCGCAAGCACACGAAAAAGACTCCCAGTTTACCGATCTCATCTCTGATTTGATGTACTTTGAGGGATGTCTCAAGCGAGAGAGGCAAGAAATTGTTTCAAAGCTTGGTGACAAGGATCGCCGTATACGCGAACTTGAACGACAGGTTATGAAGCAAGAAAAACAGATTAACGCACTGAACAAAGCAAATGAGAAACTTATTAGTAGCTTACACGATACGAGGGGAATGTCGATGTCCGAGGATGATAGAAGCAACGGAGCGAAGTCGAGTGACGACTCGCACCACGACGAGAGCAGTAGCAGTCACGACAACAGCAGCGAGACCGAACGCGTCTCGTCACCCTCACCGATGATGTCGAGTCGACGTCCGAACGGTAGACGATGCACGGTACATACGGGTCCGACGTCGCAGCAAGTCAGTGGGATAAGACATCTTAACAACAACACCATTAAGGCTGGCAGTCCAACTAACGGACATCAGCATCGAGTTCGCTTCGTCGATGATGTCGTCAATGACCTGAGCGCGAGTAGACCTCGAAAAGGTTTCCTGATGAAAACTGAAGATCGAAGTAAAGCTAGGAAGATATCTTTGCCCGCATATCGCTTGCCTGTACCCAATGAAGGTGATGAGAATATAAGGTTCTTCTGA
- the LOC121428455 gene encoding uncharacterized protein LOC121428455 isoform X1: MKDISQRMMHSPDSDVIGRYKGEKTKQQLESEVKLLREKLAAAQTTLGEMGHQMDLQKTRTRQLLAGWKLKLEESEDKIMSQAHEKDSQFTDLISDLMYFEGCLKRERQEIVSKLGDKDRRIRELERQVMKQEKQINALNKANEKLISSLHDTRGMSMSEDDRSNGAKSSDDSHHDESSSSHDNSSETERVSSPSPMMSSRRPNGRRCTVHTGPTSQQVSGIRHLNNNTIKAGSPTNGHQHRVRFVDDVVNDLSASRPRKGFLMKTEDRSKARKISLPAYRLPVPNEGDENIRFF, translated from the coding sequence TTGGAAAGCGAAGTAAAGCTACTCCGAGAGAAGCTGGCTGCAGCCCAGACTACCCTTGGTGAGATGGGCCATCAGATGGACCTACAGAAGACAAGAACAAGACAACTCTTAGCTGGCTGGAAACTCAAACTCGAAGAAAGTGAAGATAAAATCATGTCGCAAGCACACGAAAAAGACTCCCAGTTTACCGATCTCATCTCTGATTTGATGTACTTTGAGGGATGTCTCAAGCGAGAGAGGCAAGAAATTGTTTCAAAGCTTGGTGACAAGGATCGCCGTATACGCGAACTTGAACGACAGGTTATGAAGCAAGAAAAACAGATTAACGCACTGAACAAAGCAAATGAGAAACTTATTAGTAGCTTACACGATACGAGGGGAATGTCGATGTCCGAGGATGATAGAAGCAACGGAGCGAAGTCGAGTGACGACTCGCACCACGACGAGAGCAGTAGCAGTCACGACAACAGCAGCGAGACCGAACGCGTCTCGTCACCCTCACCGATGATGTCGAGTCGACGTCCGAACGGTAGACGATGCACGGTACATACGGGTCCGACGTCGCAGCAAGTCAGTGGGATAAGACATCTTAACAACAACACCATTAAGGCTGGCAGTCCAACTAACGGACATCAGCATCGAGTTCGCTTCGTCGATGATGTCGTCAATGACCTGAGCGCGAGTAGACCTCGAAAAGGTTTCCTGATGAAAACTGAAGATCGAAGTAAAGCTAGGAAGATATCTTTGCCCGCATATCGCTTGCCTGTACCCAATGAAGGTGATGAGAATATAAGGTTCTTCTGA
- the LOC121428455 gene encoding uncharacterized protein LOC121428455 isoform X4: MGHQMDLQKTRTRQLLAGWKLKLEESEDKIMSQAHEKDSQFTDLISDLMYFEGCLKRERQEIVSKLGDKDRRIRELERQVMKQEKQINALNKANEKLISSLHDTRGMSMSEDDRSNGAKSSDDSHHDESSSSHDNSSETERVSSPSPMMSSRRPNGRRCTVHTGPTSQQVSGIRHLNNNTIKAGSPTNGHQHRVRFVDDVVNDLSASRPRKGFLMKTEDRSKARKISLPAYRLPVPNEGDENIRFF, translated from the coding sequence ATGGGCCATCAGATGGACCTACAGAAGACAAGAACAAGACAACTCTTAGCTGGCTGGAAACTCAAACTCGAAGAAAGTGAAGATAAAATCATGTCGCAAGCACACGAAAAAGACTCCCAGTTTACCGATCTCATCTCTGATTTGATGTACTTTGAGGGATGTCTCAAGCGAGAGAGGCAAGAAATTGTTTCAAAGCTTGGTGACAAGGATCGCCGTATACGCGAACTTGAACGACAGGTTATGAAGCAAGAAAAACAGATTAACGCACTGAACAAAGCAAATGAGAAACTTATTAGTAGCTTACACGATACGAGGGGAATGTCGATGTCCGAGGATGATAGAAGCAACGGAGCGAAGTCGAGTGACGACTCGCACCACGACGAGAGCAGTAGCAGTCACGACAACAGCAGCGAGACCGAACGCGTCTCGTCACCCTCACCGATGATGTCGAGTCGACGTCCGAACGGTAGACGATGCACGGTACATACGGGTCCGACGTCGCAGCAAGTCAGTGGGATAAGACATCTTAACAACAACACCATTAAGGCTGGCAGTCCAACTAACGGACATCAGCATCGAGTTCGCTTCGTCGATGATGTCGTCAATGACCTGAGCGCGAGTAGACCTCGAAAAGGTTTCCTGATGAAAACTGAAGATCGAAGTAAAGCTAGGAAGATATCTTTGCCCGCATATCGCTTGCCTGTACCCAATGAAGGTGATGAGAATATAAGGTTCTTCTGA
- the LOC121428455 gene encoding uncharacterized protein LOC121428455 isoform X3 encodes MKKVTFLESEVKLLREKLAAAQTTLGEMGHQMDLQKTRTRQLLAGWKLKLEESEDKIMSQAHEKDSQFTDLISDLMYFEGCLKRERQEIVSKLGDKDRRIRELERQVMKQEKQINALNKANEKLISSLHDTRGMSMSEDDRSNGAKSSDDSHHDESSSSHDNSSETERVSSPSPMMSSRRPNGRRCTVHTGPTSQQVSGIRHLNNNTIKAGSPTNGHQHRVRFVDDVVNDLSASRPRKGFLMKTEDRSKARKISLPAYRLPVPNEGDENIRFF; translated from the coding sequence TTGGAAAGCGAAGTAAAGCTACTCCGAGAGAAGCTGGCTGCAGCCCAGACTACCCTTGGTGAGATGGGCCATCAGATGGACCTACAGAAGACAAGAACAAGACAACTCTTAGCTGGCTGGAAACTCAAACTCGAAGAAAGTGAAGATAAAATCATGTCGCAAGCACACGAAAAAGACTCCCAGTTTACCGATCTCATCTCTGATTTGATGTACTTTGAGGGATGTCTCAAGCGAGAGAGGCAAGAAATTGTTTCAAAGCTTGGTGACAAGGATCGCCGTATACGCGAACTTGAACGACAGGTTATGAAGCAAGAAAAACAGATTAACGCACTGAACAAAGCAAATGAGAAACTTATTAGTAGCTTACACGATACGAGGGGAATGTCGATGTCCGAGGATGATAGAAGCAACGGAGCGAAGTCGAGTGACGACTCGCACCACGACGAGAGCAGTAGCAGTCACGACAACAGCAGCGAGACCGAACGCGTCTCGTCACCCTCACCGATGATGTCGAGTCGACGTCCGAACGGTAGACGATGCACGGTACATACGGGTCCGACGTCGCAGCAAGTCAGTGGGATAAGACATCTTAACAACAACACCATTAAGGCTGGCAGTCCAACTAACGGACATCAGCATCGAGTTCGCTTCGTCGATGATGTCGTCAATGACCTGAGCGCGAGTAGACCTCGAAAAGGTTTCCTGATGAAAACTGAAGATCGAAGTAAAGCTAGGAAGATATCTTTGCCCGCATATCGCTTGCCTGTACCCAATGAAGGTGATGAGAATATAAGGTTCTTCTGA